A genomic segment from Scomber japonicus isolate fScoJap1 chromosome 11, fScoJap1.pri, whole genome shotgun sequence encodes:
- the znf148 gene encoding zinc finger protein 148 isoform X1, with product MNTDDKLEGMLLKCSSGGIDGGGRVGLGSGGGLVVMTLGERSLANHPLLAEDDEDEDEDEDLTGSSLVTHDLVPPEQLMMQEEMTKNGGEEEGGGEVGVHFPLKLTHKLPCLLHMPLSIKQELKLSEPAVQMKKDKKAVKDLIVCPKKKKRKQRSPAKILNINDDGSLEIQNPKCHVCVHCNAAFRTNYHLQRHVFIHTGEKPFQCSQCDMRFIQKYLLQRHEKIHTGEKPFRCDECGMRFIQKYHMERHKRTHSGEKPYQCDYCHQYFSRTDRVLKHRRMCHENRDRKTNKAVGKVGPLREADSLGIPFLAKECSLPKKKRQKCADKLQSSSTAAQTAGHAAPAPETEEKEEQRQNKIEGLPLYAVSSKVKHEYVIADYSVELPEETASQHQEVEGSSEETTPPKLVLKKVPKRSLKQPSEPTPPCLSTLSSFEDNSKDAQYTFEIVDKQGLLDVESNTELESVETLQGGPTKPAASSTNYDDAMQFLKKKRYLQAAMANNSRDYGLNTSSVSSQAPVTQTVVSTVIDETVPATILEPQPINTEIKATHDRNVLPDEVLQTLLDHYSNKANGQSDISFSVADTEVTSSISINSSDVSDSSPVESLGASTAQTQPPTEKVSLLQEYSKFLQQALERTSQNDSYLTSQSLSLVSENPTLAGQPLFSTEKQFPSPSRFKSGMSSPLRSTLEKPHFGLLVGDSQHSFSFSGDETTPPSAVSPAEEDFLEQVSTSKKIDSSQGILQTFQISSFDPNFKSHFQTSRSGPSSQFTVANGQVSLRGHSTDFSEFPSVRVTETRSQLNSSPDVSTSETFG from the exons ATGAACACTGATGACAAGTTGGAGGGTATGCTGCTAAAGTGCAGCAGTGGAGGAAtagatggaggagggagagttgGGCTGGGCAGCGGAGGGGGACTAGTGGTGATGACCCTGGGGGAGCGATCACTGGCAAACCACCCTCTGCTGGCTGAGGATGACGAGGACGAGGACGAAGATGAGGACTTGACTGGGAGCTCGCTGGTTACTCATGACCTGGTTCCTCCTGAGCAGCTGATGATGCAGGAGGAGATGACAAAGAACGGTGgcgaagaggagggaggaggcgaGGTGGGAGTCCATTTCCCCCTAAAACTCACCCATAAGTTGCCCTGCTTGCTTCATATGCCA CTGAGCATAAAGCAGGAACTGAAGCTGTCCGAGCCAGCAGTCCAGATGAAGAAGGATAAAAAAGCAGTGAAGGACCTGATTGTGTGTcccaagaagaaaaaaaggaagcagcGTTCACCAGCAAAG atTCTCAACATCAATGATGATGGATCACTTGAGATACAAAACCCCAAgtgtcatgtgtgtgttcactgtaatgcagccttcaGAACCAACTACCATCTACAGAGGCATGTCTTCATTCACACTG GTGAGAAGCCATTTCAGTGCAGCCAGTGTGACATGCGCTTCATTCAGAAATATCTTCTCCAGAGACATGAGAAAATCCATACTG GTGAGAAGCCTTTTCGCTGTGATGAGTGTGGTATGAGGTTCATCCAGAAGTATCACATGGAGAGACACAAGAGgacacacagtggagagaaGCCCTACCAATGTGACTATTGTCACCAG TACTTCTCCAGAACAGACCGGGTTTTAAAGCACAGGCGAATGTGTCACGAAAACAGAGACAGGAAGACCAACAAAGCTGTTGGTAAAGTTGGACCTTTGCGTGAAGCAGATTCTTTAGGCATCCCCTTCCTCGCCAAAGAGTGTTCACTGCCCAAGAAGAAACGCCAAAAGTGTGCAGACAAGTTGCAGAGTTCTTCCACTGCTGCCCAAACAGCTGGACACGCTGCCCCTGCCCcagaaacagaagagaaagaggagcagagacagaaTAAAATTGAAGGTCTACCTCTCTATGCTGTGTCCTCCAAAGTCAAACACGAGTACGTGATTGCAGACTACTCTGTGGAACTTCCTGAAGAAACGGCAAGCCAACACCAAGAAGTAGAGGGGTCATCAGAAGAGACGACTCCTCCTAAACTTGTCCTGAAGAAGGTCCCCAAGAGAAGTCTAAAACAACCCAGTGAACCAACTCCGCCATGCCTGTCCACTCTGTCTTCCTTCGAGGATAACAGCAAGGATGCACAGTATACCTTTGAAATAGTGGACAAGCAAGGCCTTTTAGACGTAGAAAGCAACACTGAACTTGAGTCAGTCGAAACTCTTCAAGGAGGACCAACAAagccagcagccagcagcaCAAACTACGACGACGCCATGCAGTTTCTCAAGAAAAAACGTTATCTTCAAGCTGCAATGGCCAATAACAGTCGGGATTATGGCCTGAACACGAGCAGCGTCTCCTCTCAGGCGCCTGTTACACAAACTGTGGTGTCAACCGTCATTGACGAAACTGTACCTGCCACCATCCTGGAGCCCCAGCCCATCAACACAGAGATTAAGGCAACTCACGATAGGAATGTGTTGCCAGATGAGGTTCTTCAGACTCTGTTGGACCACTATTCCAACAAAGCCAACGGGCAATCAGACATTTCCTTTAGTGTGGCTGATACAGAGGTTACTTCAAGCATATCCATTAACTCCTCTGATGTTTCAGACAGCAGCCCTGTGGAGAGTCTCGGAGCCTCTACTGCCCAGACTCAACCACCTACCGAAAAGGTCAGCCTCTTGCAAGAGTACTCCAAATTTCTCCAGCAAGCACTGGAGAGGACCAGCCAGAACGACAGCTACCTGACGAGCCAGAGCCTCAGCTTGGTCTCCGAAAACCCCACCTTAGCCGGACAGCCTCTGTTCTCCACTGAGAAACAGTTTCCTTCCCCCAGTAGGTTCAAATCAGGGATGAGCTCTCCATTAAGATCCACTTTAGAGAAACCTCATTTTGGATTACTTGTTGGAGACTCCCAgcactcattttcattttcaggtgATGAGACCACACCTCCCTCCGCAGTATCCCCAGCGGAGGAAGACTTCCTGGAACAGGTTTCAACCTCCAAAAAGATAGACTCGTCACAAGGGATACTGCAGACTTTTCAAATAAGCTCCTTTGATCCAAACTTCAAATCTCATTTCCAGACGTCAAGATCTGGACCCTCCTCACAGTTTACTGTTGCCAACGGACAAGTAAGTCTACGAGGTCACAGCACAGACTTCTCAGAGTTCCCCTCAGTTAGAGTCACTGAGACCAGGTCCCAGTTGAACTCGTCGCCTGATGTTTCAACAAGCGAAACCTTTGGTTGA
- the znf148 gene encoding zinc finger protein 148 isoform X2: protein MNTDDKLEGMLLKCSSGGIDGGGRVGLGSGGGLVVMTLGERSLANHPLLAEDDEDEDEDEDLTGSSLVTHDLVPPEQLMMQEEMTKNGGEEEGGGELSIKQELKLSEPAVQMKKDKKAVKDLIVCPKKKKRKQRSPAKILNINDDGSLEIQNPKCHVCVHCNAAFRTNYHLQRHVFIHTGEKPFQCSQCDMRFIQKYLLQRHEKIHTGEKPFRCDECGMRFIQKYHMERHKRTHSGEKPYQCDYCHQYFSRTDRVLKHRRMCHENRDRKTNKAVGKVGPLREADSLGIPFLAKECSLPKKKRQKCADKLQSSSTAAQTAGHAAPAPETEEKEEQRQNKIEGLPLYAVSSKVKHEYVIADYSVELPEETASQHQEVEGSSEETTPPKLVLKKVPKRSLKQPSEPTPPCLSTLSSFEDNSKDAQYTFEIVDKQGLLDVESNTELESVETLQGGPTKPAASSTNYDDAMQFLKKKRYLQAAMANNSRDYGLNTSSVSSQAPVTQTVVSTVIDETVPATILEPQPINTEIKATHDRNVLPDEVLQTLLDHYSNKANGQSDISFSVADTEVTSSISINSSDVSDSSPVESLGASTAQTQPPTEKVSLLQEYSKFLQQALERTSQNDSYLTSQSLSLVSENPTLAGQPLFSTEKQFPSPSRFKSGMSSPLRSTLEKPHFGLLVGDSQHSFSFSGDETTPPSAVSPAEEDFLEQVSTSKKIDSSQGILQTFQISSFDPNFKSHFQTSRSGPSSQFTVANGQVSLRGHSTDFSEFPSVRVTETRSQLNSSPDVSTSETFG, encoded by the exons ATGAACACTGATGACAAGTTGGAGGGTATGCTGCTAAAGTGCAGCAGTGGAGGAAtagatggaggagggagagttgGGCTGGGCAGCGGAGGGGGACTAGTGGTGATGACCCTGGGGGAGCGATCACTGGCAAACCACCCTCTGCTGGCTGAGGATGACGAGGACGAGGACGAAGATGAGGACTTGACTGGGAGCTCGCTGGTTACTCATGACCTGGTTCCTCCTGAGCAGCTGATGATGCAGGAGGAGATGACAAAGAACGGTGgcgaagaggagggaggaggcgaG CTGAGCATAAAGCAGGAACTGAAGCTGTCCGAGCCAGCAGTCCAGATGAAGAAGGATAAAAAAGCAGTGAAGGACCTGATTGTGTGTcccaagaagaaaaaaaggaagcagcGTTCACCAGCAAAG atTCTCAACATCAATGATGATGGATCACTTGAGATACAAAACCCCAAgtgtcatgtgtgtgttcactgtaatgcagccttcaGAACCAACTACCATCTACAGAGGCATGTCTTCATTCACACTG GTGAGAAGCCATTTCAGTGCAGCCAGTGTGACATGCGCTTCATTCAGAAATATCTTCTCCAGAGACATGAGAAAATCCATACTG GTGAGAAGCCTTTTCGCTGTGATGAGTGTGGTATGAGGTTCATCCAGAAGTATCACATGGAGAGACACAAGAGgacacacagtggagagaaGCCCTACCAATGTGACTATTGTCACCAG TACTTCTCCAGAACAGACCGGGTTTTAAAGCACAGGCGAATGTGTCACGAAAACAGAGACAGGAAGACCAACAAAGCTGTTGGTAAAGTTGGACCTTTGCGTGAAGCAGATTCTTTAGGCATCCCCTTCCTCGCCAAAGAGTGTTCACTGCCCAAGAAGAAACGCCAAAAGTGTGCAGACAAGTTGCAGAGTTCTTCCACTGCTGCCCAAACAGCTGGACACGCTGCCCCTGCCCcagaaacagaagagaaagaggagcagagacagaaTAAAATTGAAGGTCTACCTCTCTATGCTGTGTCCTCCAAAGTCAAACACGAGTACGTGATTGCAGACTACTCTGTGGAACTTCCTGAAGAAACGGCAAGCCAACACCAAGAAGTAGAGGGGTCATCAGAAGAGACGACTCCTCCTAAACTTGTCCTGAAGAAGGTCCCCAAGAGAAGTCTAAAACAACCCAGTGAACCAACTCCGCCATGCCTGTCCACTCTGTCTTCCTTCGAGGATAACAGCAAGGATGCACAGTATACCTTTGAAATAGTGGACAAGCAAGGCCTTTTAGACGTAGAAAGCAACACTGAACTTGAGTCAGTCGAAACTCTTCAAGGAGGACCAACAAagccagcagccagcagcaCAAACTACGACGACGCCATGCAGTTTCTCAAGAAAAAACGTTATCTTCAAGCTGCAATGGCCAATAACAGTCGGGATTATGGCCTGAACACGAGCAGCGTCTCCTCTCAGGCGCCTGTTACACAAACTGTGGTGTCAACCGTCATTGACGAAACTGTACCTGCCACCATCCTGGAGCCCCAGCCCATCAACACAGAGATTAAGGCAACTCACGATAGGAATGTGTTGCCAGATGAGGTTCTTCAGACTCTGTTGGACCACTATTCCAACAAAGCCAACGGGCAATCAGACATTTCCTTTAGTGTGGCTGATACAGAGGTTACTTCAAGCATATCCATTAACTCCTCTGATGTTTCAGACAGCAGCCCTGTGGAGAGTCTCGGAGCCTCTACTGCCCAGACTCAACCACCTACCGAAAAGGTCAGCCTCTTGCAAGAGTACTCCAAATTTCTCCAGCAAGCACTGGAGAGGACCAGCCAGAACGACAGCTACCTGACGAGCCAGAGCCTCAGCTTGGTCTCCGAAAACCCCACCTTAGCCGGACAGCCTCTGTTCTCCACTGAGAAACAGTTTCCTTCCCCCAGTAGGTTCAAATCAGGGATGAGCTCTCCATTAAGATCCACTTTAGAGAAACCTCATTTTGGATTACTTGTTGGAGACTCCCAgcactcattttcattttcaggtgATGAGACCACACCTCCCTCCGCAGTATCCCCAGCGGAGGAAGACTTCCTGGAACAGGTTTCAACCTCCAAAAAGATAGACTCGTCACAAGGGATACTGCAGACTTTTCAAATAAGCTCCTTTGATCCAAACTTCAAATCTCATTTCCAGACGTCAAGATCTGGACCCTCCTCACAGTTTACTGTTGCCAACGGACAAGTAAGTCTACGAGGTCACAGCACAGACTTCTCAGAGTTCCCCTCAGTTAGAGTCACTGAGACCAGGTCCCAGTTGAACTCGTCGCCTGATGTTTCAACAAGCGAAACCTTTGGTTGA